The following are encoded in a window of bacterium genomic DNA:
- the purE gene encoding 5-(carboxyamino)imidazole ribonucleotide mutase, which produces MSKPLVLIVMGSDSDISVMEEARTVLSSLGISSKMTIASAHRTPARAIRLAEQAQQEGVKVIIAGAGAAAHLAGILAAHSILPVIGVPIDSSPLQGMDSLLSTVQMPPGVPVATVSIGKAGARNAGILAAQILGLADPEIQKRLQSMRKEMELLIQEKAAKLEAMD; this is translated from the coding sequence ATGAGTAAGCCTTTGGTATTAATTGTGATGGGAAGCGACTCTGATATTTCGGTCATGGAAGAAGCCCGTACGGTCCTCTCCAGCCTGGGTATATCCTCCAAGATGACCATAGCTTCGGCTCACAGAACTCCGGCTAGGGCCATCAGATTGGCAGAGCAAGCCCAACAGGAAGGTGTAAAGGTGATAATAGCTGGAGCAGGTGCAGCAGCCCATCTGGCAGGTATTTTGGCTGCCCATAGCATATTGCCGGTCATAGGGGTGCCCATAGACTCCTCCCCCCTCCAAGGGATGGATTCCTTGCTCTCTACGGTACAGATGCCCCCTGGAGTGCCTGTGGCAACGGTCTCCATTGGGAAAGCCGGAGCCAGGAATGCAGGGATTCTGGCCGCCCAGATACTGGGGTTGGCTGATCCAGAGATCCAGAAGAGGTTACAGAGTATGAGAAAAGAGATGGAGTTACTTATCCAAGAGAAGGCGGCCAAATTGGAGGCTATGGATTGA
- the purD gene encoding phosphoribosylamine--glycine ligase gives MRVLVVGSGGREHALVWKIAQSPLVREIYCAPGNAGIARLAKCVPIASGDVEGLVGLARREKIDLTVVGPEEPLVKGIVNRFLQEGLAIFGVSKEAAMLEGSKSFAKELMKRYGIPTAEFRVFSQAQEAREYVKQKGVPLVLKADGLAAGKGVFVCREMEEAYRAIEEIMVKKSFGSAGQKMLVEDYIEGEEASFLAITDGETVVPFPAAQDHKAVYDHDQGANTGGMGAYSPAPVVTESMAARIMESIMIPTVRAMAKEGRPYKGILYAGLMISHGEPKVLEFNVRLGDPEAQPLLMQLRSDICSLIMAVLEGGLAEEKPVWEDGAAVCVVMASGGYPGEYQKGKIITGLQEAEAMEHVVVFHAGTKWENGLFLTDGGRVLGVTARGAHVAEAIDRAYRAVGMIHWEGVHYRKDIGQKALRRSRNE, from the coding sequence ATGAGGGTTCTTGTGGTGGGATCAGGCGGAAGAGAGCACGCCTTGGTTTGGAAGATAGCGCAAAGTCCTCTTGTGAGGGAGATCTATTGCGCTCCCGGAAATGCAGGTATTGCCAGATTGGCCAAGTGTGTGCCCATAGCCTCCGGTGATGTGGAGGGATTGGTGGGACTGGCTCGCCGAGAAAAGATTGACCTGACAGTGGTGGGCCCGGAGGAGCCTCTGGTAAAAGGTATTGTCAACCGTTTCCTTCAGGAGGGACTTGCCATCTTTGGGGTGAGTAAAGAGGCTGCCATGCTCGAGGGAAGCAAGTCTTTTGCAAAGGAGCTCATGAAGCGATATGGGATTCCTACGGCCGAGTTCAGGGTCTTCAGTCAAGCCCAAGAGGCTCGAGAATATGTCAAGCAAAAGGGTGTGCCTTTGGTGCTCAAGGCTGACGGACTTGCCGCAGGCAAAGGGGTTTTTGTTTGTCGTGAGATGGAGGAGGCCTACCGGGCCATAGAGGAGATAATGGTCAAGAAGAGCTTCGGTTCTGCCGGTCAGAAGATGCTGGTAGAGGATTATATCGAGGGGGAGGAGGCCTCTTTCCTTGCCATCACGGATGGTGAAACAGTAGTGCCTTTCCCGGCAGCCCAGGATCACAAGGCGGTTTATGACCATGACCAGGGAGCCAATACAGGGGGTATGGGGGCCTACAGCCCGGCTCCTGTGGTAACAGAGTCCATGGCTGCCCGCATAATGGAGAGCATAATGATTCCTACGGTCAGGGCCATGGCCAAGGAAGGTAGGCCTTACAAAGGGATATTGTACGCAGGCCTGATGATCTCCCACGGAGAGCCAAAGGTCCTGGAGTTCAACGTGAGACTGGGTGATCCCGAGGCTCAGCCCCTTCTGATGCAGCTAAGGAGTGACATCTGTTCTCTGATCATGGCTGTCCTGGAGGGAGGACTGGCTGAGGAAAAACCTGTCTGGGAGGATGGAGCTGCAGTTTGTGTGGTGATGGCATCAGGCGGCTATCCCGGTGAATATCAGAAGGGCAAGATAATAACAGGTCTGCAAGAAGCAGAGGCCATGGAGCATGTGGTAGTATTTCATGCGGGCACAAAATGGGAAAACGGCCTTTTCCTGACCGATGGAGGAAGGGTACTGGGGGTCACGGCTCGGGGTGCCCATGTGGCCGAGGCCATAGACAGGGCGTACAGGGCGGTGGGAATGATTCATTGGGAAGGGGTCCACTACAGAAAAGACATCGGTCAAAAAGCTCTGAGGAGGTCCAGGAATGAGTAA
- a CDS encoding adenylate/guanylate cyclase domain-containing protein — MAARPKKFFRWTGFTVSMVISLLLVFLYLSRPPILELFELKAFDQRLRWRGELPTTGKVVIVAIDEKSLEEIGQWPWSRILMGELIEVLTRQGARVIGLDIAWPEPERRSGVLEWLYEEMDLWNAPAWLKDLRLELGRLAQKNSEMDEFLRQVVKAVHPDQVLAKAIEDSGKVVVGDFLFMRPEDSGANWQDKDRIRGWLGKMLYPVVRSHGAKLTDVPVPKPVGIKGNILPIAEAAKAIGYFNMVPDPDGVVRAIPLVMALGEDLVAPLAIQTLRHAGADPSWFVLDLEPYGVTGIEWEGGWIPTSEEGFLIINYRGKGRTFPYVSAVDVLKGRTKEDEIRDKIVLIGAVATGIFDLRVTPLDPIFPGVEVHATVLDNILQGDYIQRPGWVSLIDISMLLCLGVIMGLLFPRLRPLAGAMFMLGFFLLHLYLNTQLLIKHGYWLNAMYPSLLVPLCYLGVTVHKYVLEEREKRRLKGAFQVYVAPAVVQEILKDPKALKLGGEQRVLTVLFSDIRGFTTISEGLAAEELVLLLNEYLTEMTQVIFRHEGTLDKYIGDAIMAIYGAPLPQVDHPLRACLSAMEMLEALKALRERWRPKGLPELDIGIGINTGEMVVGNMGSQRRFDYTVMGDNVNLASRLEGLNKQYGTHILVTEFTASHLEGKMLCRELDLVRVKGKSRPVRIYEILGLKERCSGDSSWLELFQLGLGLYRQMRWEEAAGYFSEVLKTVPQDGPSRLYLERCRAFSTKPPSGPWEGIHSWETK; from the coding sequence ATGGCCGCCAGACCAAAAAAGTTTTTCCGCTGGACGGGTTTCACCGTGAGCATGGTGATATCTTTGCTCCTGGTGTTTCTTTACCTTAGTAGACCGCCCATTCTAGAGCTTTTCGAACTGAAGGCCTTTGACCAAAGGCTTAGGTGGAGAGGAGAGCTTCCCACCACTGGCAAGGTGGTGATCGTAGCCATAGACGAGAAGAGTCTTGAAGAGATCGGACAATGGCCCTGGTCCAGGATCCTCATGGGGGAGCTCATAGAGGTGCTCACCAGGCAAGGGGCCAGGGTAATAGGCCTAGATATAGCCTGGCCGGAACCGGAGAGACGCTCTGGGGTGCTGGAATGGCTTTATGAGGAGATGGATCTTTGGAATGCTCCGGCCTGGCTGAAGGATCTGAGGCTTGAGCTAGGCAGGCTGGCGCAGAAAAACTCCGAGATGGACGAATTTCTGAGACAGGTGGTCAAGGCGGTCCATCCTGACCAGGTGCTGGCAAAGGCCATAGAGGATTCAGGCAAGGTGGTGGTAGGTGACTTTCTCTTCATGAGACCCGAGGACTCTGGGGCCAACTGGCAGGACAAGGACAGGATCAGGGGATGGCTGGGCAAGATGCTATACCCGGTGGTCAGGAGTCATGGTGCCAAGCTCACGGATGTGCCTGTTCCTAAGCCGGTGGGGATCAAGGGAAACATTCTTCCCATAGCCGAGGCAGCCAAGGCAATAGGTTATTTCAACATGGTTCCTGATCCTGACGGAGTGGTGAGGGCTATTCCTTTGGTAATGGCCCTGGGAGAGGACTTGGTGGCTCCCCTTGCCATCCAAACTCTCAGGCATGCAGGGGCAGATCCATCCTGGTTTGTTCTGGATTTGGAGCCGTACGGGGTTACGGGAATAGAATGGGAAGGAGGCTGGATTCCTACCTCAGAAGAAGGCTTCCTCATCATCAACTACAGGGGCAAGGGCAGAACCTTTCCCTATGTTTCGGCGGTGGATGTGCTAAAAGGCCGCACCAAAGAGGATGAGATTAGGGACAAGATAGTCCTTATCGGGGCAGTGGCCACAGGGATTTTCGATTTGAGAGTTACCCCATTGGATCCCATCTTTCCCGGTGTGGAGGTTCATGCCACCGTCTTGGACAACATCCTTCAAGGAGACTACATTCAGAGACCGGGATGGGTCTCTCTCATAGACATCTCGATGCTGCTTTGCCTGGGAGTAATAATGGGCTTGCTTTTTCCCAGGCTCAGGCCCCTGGCAGGGGCCATGTTCATGCTGGGTTTTTTTCTTCTACATCTTTATCTCAACACCCAATTGCTCATCAAGCACGGATACTGGCTGAATGCCATGTACCCAAGTCTACTGGTGCCCCTGTGTTATCTGGGAGTGACAGTGCACAAGTACGTGCTGGAGGAAAGGGAAAAAAGGAGACTTAAGGGAGCCTTCCAGGTCTATGTGGCTCCAGCTGTGGTCCAAGAAATACTCAAGGACCCCAAGGCCCTCAAACTCGGGGGTGAACAAAGGGTTCTGACCGTGCTGTTCAGCGATATCAGAGGCTTCACCACCATCTCCGAAGGCTTGGCAGCAGAGGAGTTGGTTCTGCTGTTAAACGAATATTTGACAGAGATGACTCAAGTGATATTTCGACACGAAGGCACTTTGGACAAGTACATAGGAGATGCCATAATGGCCATTTACGGAGCTCCCTTGCCCCAGGTGGATCACCCCCTTAGAGCCTGTTTGAGCGCCATGGAGATGCTAGAAGCCCTAAAGGCACTCAGAGAGAGGTGGAGGCCCAAGGGGCTACCGGAACTGGACATTGGAATAGGCATTAACACAGGTGAGATGGTTGTGGGTAATATGGGGTCCCAGAGAAGGTTCGATTATACGGTAATGGGAGACAATGTGAATCTGGCCTCGCGGCTGGAGGGGCTTAACAAGCAATACGGGACCCATATCCTGGTCACCGAATTTACGGCCTCCCATCTGGAAGGCAAAATGCTCTGCAGAGAACTGGACTTGGTCCGGGTCAAAGGGAAAAGCAGGCCAGTGCGTATTTATGAAATCCTGGGACTAAAGGAAAGATGCTCGGGTGATTCCTCTTGGTTGGAGCTTTTCCAGCTCGGATTGGGACTCTACAGGCAAATGCGTTGGGAGGAGGCAGCGGGCTACTTTTCAGAGGTACTGAAGACAGTCCCTCAGGACGGCCCTTCCAGGCTCTACTTGGAACGCTGTAGGGCTTTTAGCACAAAGCCTCCCTCGGGTCCTTGGGAGGGAATCCACAGTTGGGAAACTAAGTGA
- the priA gene encoding primosomal protein N': MCSALFNLAEVAVDLPIHNTLTYKIPTELLGHVKPGCVVRVPLRSKQAMGVVIQVHQAQQLPSELKEVIELLHEEPIFTDLELQWYSWAARYYMHPLGRVLATALRPMLPGLARSKTGRKATPEVAKGPTLGPAFSLTIHQTEALEQIIPVVREGRFETFLLWGVTGSGKTEVYLRSAQAAVECGKQAMILVPEISLTHQLVREFRSRFGECIAVLHSRLSKGERAAMWMGVSQGSFPVVLGARSAVFAPCRKLGLIIVDEEHDPSYKHEEGFRYNARDLALVRGKLSQSPVLLGSATPSMETYCNARQGRFHLLRLPERVEGRPLPHAQVVDLRRHFRAGGKGNIISQPLEEAMRETLEKGEQVLLFLNRRGFATFLLCPDCGHVFNCANCAVALVHHLSDKALVCHYCGWRRPALPICPVCNNTNISDLGVGTEALELEVRRKFPGARVVRMDRDTTTRKHAQQEILRTWRKGEADVLIGTQMVAKGHHVPNVTLVGVVLADTSLNLPDFRASERTFQLLLQVAGRAGRGDRAGRVILQTYNPEHPAVVFSMGEDYESFAWRELALRKEAGYPPFRYLALIRISGPREDTTSQAASVLKQAATEVCVKPGAVDWIGPSPAPISRLKGKCRWQLLLKAYSRVELHEAAARILERAKRKLPPRILLGVDIDPQSFL, encoded by the coding sequence ATGTGCTCTGCGCTCTTTAATCTGGCCGAGGTGGCTGTGGATCTTCCCATCCATAACACCCTCACCTACAAGATTCCAACTGAGCTGCTAGGGCATGTGAAGCCTGGATGTGTTGTGAGGGTCCCTTTGAGGAGCAAGCAGGCCATGGGTGTAGTGATTCAAGTGCACCAAGCCCAACAGCTTCCCTCAGAGCTCAAGGAGGTTATTGAGTTATTGCATGAGGAGCCCATCTTCACTGATTTGGAGCTCCAATGGTACAGCTGGGCGGCCAGATATTATATGCATCCCCTGGGAAGGGTCTTGGCCACTGCTTTGAGACCCATGTTACCTGGGCTGGCAAGATCTAAGACAGGCAGAAAAGCGACTCCCGAGGTGGCCAAGGGACCAACCCTTGGCCCCGCCTTTAGCCTGACGATTCATCAGACAGAGGCTTTGGAACAGATCATTCCTGTTGTGCGTGAAGGCAGGTTTGAGACGTTTTTGCTTTGGGGGGTCACGGGAAGCGGTAAGACAGAGGTTTATCTTAGGTCAGCCCAGGCCGCTGTGGAATGCGGGAAACAGGCCATGATCTTGGTCCCGGAAATCTCTTTGACTCACCAGCTGGTGCGGGAGTTTAGATCCCGCTTCGGGGAATGTATTGCTGTTCTCCACAGCAGGCTTTCCAAAGGGGAGAGGGCTGCCATGTGGATGGGAGTGAGCCAGGGCAGCTTCCCTGTGGTTTTGGGAGCCCGCTCGGCTGTTTTTGCACCATGCCGTAAGCTGGGTCTGATAATAGTAGATGAAGAACATGACCCTTCTTACAAGCATGAGGAGGGATTCAGGTACAATGCCAGAGATCTGGCCCTGGTCCGGGGCAAGCTTTCCCAGTCACCGGTCTTGCTGGGTTCCGCAACTCCTTCTATGGAGACCTATTGCAATGCACGCCAGGGCAGGTTCCACTTGCTGAGGTTGCCCGAGAGGGTGGAAGGCCGTCCCCTGCCCCATGCACAGGTGGTGGATCTCAGGAGGCATTTCAGGGCCGGAGGGAAGGGAAATATCATATCCCAACCCCTGGAGGAGGCCATGAGGGAGACCCTGGAAAAGGGCGAGCAGGTGCTTCTTTTTCTGAACAGGCGAGGCTTTGCCACCTTCCTGCTTTGTCCGGACTGTGGACACGTCTTCAACTGCGCCAATTGTGCCGTAGCCTTGGTGCACCACCTTTCAGACAAAGCTCTTGTGTGCCACTACTGTGGGTGGAGAAGACCAGCCCTTCCCATTTGCCCTGTTTGCAACAACACCAACATCTCTGACCTGGGGGTTGGCACAGAGGCGCTGGAGCTGGAGGTGAGAAGAAAATTCCCCGGAGCCAGAGTGGTACGAATGGACAGGGACACCACCACCAGAAAACATGCTCAGCAGGAGATTCTGAGAACTTGGAGAAAAGGAGAAGCCGACGTACTCATAGGCACTCAAATGGTGGCCAAGGGTCACCACGTGCCCAATGTTACATTGGTGGGAGTGGTATTGGCCGACACCAGCCTCAATCTACCCGATTTCAGAGCATCGGAGCGCACCTTCCAGCTCTTGCTTCAAGTGGCAGGCAGGGCTGGAAGAGGGGATAGGGCTGGCAGGGTGATACTGCAGACATACAACCCCGAGCACCCGGCAGTGGTGTTTTCCATGGGAGAGGACTACGAATCCTTTGCCTGGCGTGAACTGGCCCTGAGAAAGGAAGCTGGATATCCTCCCTTTCGTTATTTGGCCCTGATACGCATTTCTGGCCCCAGGGAGGACACTACTTCTCAAGCTGCATCAGTACTGAAGCAAGCTGCCACGGAGGTTTGCGTTAAGCCCGGAGCCGTGGATTGGATCGGGCCGTCTCCAGCACCCATCTCCCGGCTCAAGGGTAAGTGTAGATGGCAGCTCTTGCTCAAAGCTTATTCCAGGGTGGAGCTCCATGAGGCAGCTGCTCGAATACTTGAAAGGGCGAAAAGAAAACTACCTCCAAGAATTCTCTTGGGGGTGGACATTGACCCCCAGTCCTTTCTCTGA